In Candidatus Baltobacteraceae bacterium, the DNA window AGTCCGGCGCTCTTGTACGCGAGCAACAGGGCGCCGATCGCCGGATCGTATTGCGGTTGGACCACTTGCGCGTCGGGCAGGCGTTCGGTCACCGCCCGGGCGATCGCTTCGCGCATCGTCGCACCGCTCGTCAGACCGCCGATGAAGGCAACGTGCGGCGATTGGAGCGCGAGGCGCGACGCCGCGTTCGCGGCGAGCGTTGCGAGCGCGCCGGCCGCTTCGCGGCAGGCTTGGGCGGCGCGTTGGCTGCCGTTCTCCGCCGAGCGGACGATCTCGACGGCGAAACCCGCTAGTTTCGCGCGTGCGATCGAGCCAGCATAGAACGCGCGCGCGAGCGCGCGCAGCGACGGCATCTCGAAATATGCGAGCGCGGGCGCGACGAGATCGTTTTCGACCTCCGCATCGGATTCGCACATCGCATCGGCGAGCGTTTCGCGAGCGAGCCAGAACGCGCTCCCCTCGTCGCCAAAAAGGTATCCCCATCCGCCGACGGTTACGCACGCGTCGCTCGAATCGACGCCGTACGCCACGGACCCGGTGCCGGCGATAACCACGATACCCGGGCCGCCGGCAAACGCGCCGCTATGCGCGATCGGCGCGTCGTGCATCAGCGTCAATTGTTCCGCCCCAAGTTCCGGCCATTTGCCGTAGACCTTGCCTTCGTAACCGCTCACGCCCGCAACGATTGCCCGAAAGCGCGTCTGCGAATCGATCTTCGCGGCGGCGCAGGCATTGGCGAGCGCGCGCGCGAGCGCGTCGTGCAGGCGGGTGGATTCCGCTCCCTGCGCGACTTCATCGGCGGCACCGGCGCGGCCGCGCGCGAGCACGCGTCCGGTCTCGTCGGCGACGACGGCAATCGTGGAGCTTTGACCACCGTCGATTCCGGCGAAGAGGGTCACGATGCGGCGAGCATGCGGCCCGCAAAATCGGCGGCGGCGCTTTCGCGATCCG includes these proteins:
- a CDS encoding BadF/BadG/BcrA/BcrD ATPase family protein, which produces MTLFAGIDGGQSSTIAVVADETGRVLARGRAGAADEVAQGAESTRLHDALARALANACAAAKIDSQTRFRAIVAGVSGYEGKVYGKWPELGAEQLTLMHDAPIAHSGAFAGGPGIVVIAGTGSVAYGVDSSDACVTVGGWGYLFGDEGSAFWLARETLADAMCESDAEVENDLVAPALAYFEMPSLRALARAFYAGSIARAKLAGFAVEIVRSAENGSQRAAQACREAAGALATLAANAASRLALQSPHVAFIGGLTSGATMREAIARAVTERLPDAQVVQPQYDPAIGALLLAYKSAGLDVRVVEEA